The Roseibium sp. Sym1 nucleotide sequence CCAGGCACAGGCTGGAGCGCCGCCTTATACGTTTTCGCTCGCTTCCGGAGCCTTGCCTGCGGGCTTGAGCGTCGACTCCTATGAAAATGGACAGGTCGGGATTCTATCAGGAACTCCAACAGAGACTGGCACATTCGCGGACATTGTTTTGCGTGTGACGGATTCTGATGGAGATACCGCGGACCTGGCTGCCTTCGATCTAACGATTTCATAATGCCACGTAGAGCAGGTGTAACTGGAGACAAAGACGTCATCCGCGCCATGCGCGCGATGCCGGCAGCGGTCGCGACGCGTCAGCTCGATGTCCTTTGCAAAGAGAGTTTGGAGCCTCTGCGCATGCGGACGAAGCAGAACGCATTGCCTCTCAGACAGCCGGGTAGGCGCCCCAAGGGCGGACATCTGGATGAAGGTGTGGTTGTCAGGAAGCGTCGCGGAACCAGGTACAAGAGGAACTTCTGGGTTGCATTCGGCGCAAGAGCGCGAAAGATCGCGCACCTCGTAAATTTTGGTACCGCTCCGCACTGGCAGCCGCGTCGTGGAATTATGCATCCAGGGGCACGTGCGAAGCCGTTCTTCACATCCGCTTACGAGCAGGAAAAAGACAATGTCGTCGATGACTTCTCTCGTGGAGCGTGGTCAATTATCAGGGCGGCGGTTGTCAGGCTGGCCAAACGATGAGTTCAATCCAGATTACCGTCGATAAACTGAAGTCGGTTTCGGCTGTCACTTCGGTAACCGGTAAGGGTGGAATATATCCAATCGCGGCGAAGCAGACCTCGAAACCTCCGTTTGCCGTTTGCAATATCGCCGATACCAGAGATCGGCAAATGTTGGATGGTGCCGGTAAATTCTACACCGGTCGTGTCCAGGTAGACTGCATCGGCCTGACACCAACGTCAGCTGTAAGTTTGGGGGACAACGTCCTCGCGGCTCTGGAAGATGTCGTCAAGGAAACAGTCGGCGATTTCACCGGGGTGGACATCATGTTCGCCGACACGGACTTCACAGACCATTCTAACGACATGTCCACCTACAGAAGAGTTTTGCACTTTCTAGTCACGTGGCGATAGCCAACGCGGGGTCGCTTCAGCGGCCCTTTTTTCTTGGCGCTTGATGCGCTTTCCATGGAGCATAGCATGACACAGAGCACTGGCGTTACAGGCCGTGGCATCACGTTTGAAATCAGTGATGGTGAATCGCCTGATGGATGGGTCGCGATCGCGAACTTGGCGTCTACAGGGATCAACGGCCGCACGGCGGAAGAAATTGACTTCACGCACCTTGCGTCGTCCGGCGGTTTCCGTGAATACCGGCAGGGGTTCAAAGATCCGGGCACGATTCCGCTTGAATTGCATTTCACACCGACGGAAACGACGCACGTCGATCTACTCGACAAGTTCATCTCCGGTGCGAACTTCAACTGGCGGATCAACTGGTCCGGCGCCGGCATCGCCATGGCCGAATACGGCGTTGGCTTTGTGCAAAACCCTGGCGATCTGAACATCAACCCAAATGATCCTGTTGGCGGGGCTGCATCTGTTCGCGTGACCGGACAGACGACATGGAGTAGCGCCGCATGAGCCGTAACAGCATGCGTAGGGTTCCGTTCCCGGAAGCTGGGACGGGGATGGAACTTCGTCTCAAAAATCCTGGGTTTGCAACGCTTTTCAACAAGTATGGACTCGATTATTTCGCCGTTGTCGAAAAAGGCCTTCTCTTCTACGATTTCGACCTTATCGAAACCATGTTGACGCTCTGTCTCGAGAAGCAGGGAAAAAATGTCGACTTGACGATCGAAGATCTGAATGAAGACCTTCCACTCGAGAAGCTTCGCGACAAACTTCTCGACGCCTTCACACTTGCGGCCAACGGTCGAACCTATTCGGAACAGGTTGAGTGGACGAAGGAGCAGGCGGCAAAGCTGGAGGATGAAAACCCTTCCCTCGCGAGCCCGGGCGGTATCTTGTCGAACTCAGAGACAGAGCCTACCGGGCAGGAATCCGCCCAGACGAATTCAACGAACTGACCCCCGCGGAAACGGAAGACTACATCGCTTGCCTCAAACAGGGCGCAATCGAAACGGCATGGACGTTTGCTCTCTACCAGCGAATGGACCACAAACTCTTTCCGAAATCAGCGAAAGCCGCCTGGGACGCAGAAACAGCGACTGAGCAAGC carries:
- a CDS encoding phage tail tube protein; this translates as MTQSTGVTGRGITFEISDGESPDGWVAIANLASTGINGRTAEEIDFTHLASSGGFREYRQGFKDPGTIPLELHFTPTETTHVDLLDKFISGANFNWRINWSGAGIAMAEYGVGFVQNPGDLNINPNDPVGGAASVRVTGQTTWSSAA
- the gp17 gene encoding tail completion protein gp17, translated to MVNYQGGGCQAGQTMSSIQITVDKLKSVSAVTSVTGKGGIYPIAAKQTSKPPFAVCNIADTRDRQMLDGAGKFYTGRVQVDCIGLTPTSAVSLGDNVLAALEDVVKETVGDFTGVDIMFADTDFTDHSNDMSTYRRVLHFLVTWR